The Rhodothermales bacterium genome window below encodes:
- a CDS encoding SPFH domain-containing protein: MFELVLAGVIIVAILAVIGVIRANLKICQPNEILIFSGKRRQLPDGSTLGYRLIRGGRAFRIPIIERVDRLFLNTIPIDLMVSNAYSKGGIPLTVRAIANIKIASAEPEINNAVERLLGKPLEAVQTIAKETLEGNLRGVLALLTPEEVNEDRLKFAKQLVEEADIDMSALGLQLDTLKIQSVEDERGYLNAIGRQRSAHIISTAQIAEAQQREQAKLAEAKADQSIAEAENQVRIVRAQLAANAEAEEAKISIAAQVAQARAEQELAEQEILLAEKRQRSTVVVAAEAERQAKEEIAKGNAARILQDGQAEVEVLRRKLELWNQAGPDAERLFLIQMLPDILKQVVQTVDNLKIDKITVVDSGGTGGGVPAVFNQIAGATPALLESIKASTGIDVAGMLNRASERHD, translated from the coding sequence ATGTTCGAACTCGTGCTCGCCGGCGTCATCATCGTCGCCATCCTTGCCGTCATCGGCGTCATCCGCGCCAACCTCAAAATCTGTCAGCCGAACGAAATCCTGATTTTCAGCGGAAAACGGCGACAGCTCCCCGATGGCTCGACGCTGGGCTACCGGCTCATCCGCGGCGGCCGCGCCTTCCGGATTCCCATCATCGAACGTGTGGATCGGCTGTTTCTCAACACGATCCCGATCGACCTCATGGTGTCGAACGCCTACTCGAAAGGCGGCATCCCGCTCACGGTGCGCGCCATCGCCAACATCAAGATTGCCTCGGCGGAGCCCGAGATCAACAACGCCGTCGAGCGCCTGCTCGGTAAACCGCTCGAGGCGGTCCAGACCATCGCCAAGGAAACCCTCGAAGGCAACCTGCGCGGCGTGCTCGCCCTGCTGACGCCGGAAGAAGTGAACGAGGATCGCCTGAAGTTCGCCAAGCAACTGGTCGAGGAGGCAGACATCGACATGAGCGCCCTGGGGCTCCAACTCGATACGCTCAAAATCCAGAGCGTGGAGGACGAACGGGGCTACCTCAACGCCATCGGGCGCCAGCGCTCCGCGCACATCATCTCCACGGCCCAGATCGCGGAAGCCCAGCAGCGTGAGCAGGCCAAGCTGGCCGAGGCCAAGGCCGACCAGTCGATCGCCGAAGCGGAAAACCAGGTTCGTATCGTGCGCGCCCAGCTGGCGGCGAATGCGGAGGCTGAAGAAGCGAAGATCAGTATCGCCGCGCAGGTCGCCCAGGCCCGCGCGGAGCAGGAGCTGGCCGAACAGGAGATCCTGCTGGCCGAAAAACGCCAGCGGTCGACCGTCGTCGTCGCCGCCGAGGCGGAGCGCCAGGCCAAGGAAGAGATCGCTAAAGGCAACGCGGCGCGCATCTTGCAAGACGGCCAGGCCGAGGTGGAGGTGCTCCGCCGCAAGCTCGAACTGTGGAACCAGGCCGGCCCCGACGCCGAGCGTCTCTTCCTTATCCAGATGCTGCCGGACATCCTGAAGCAGGTGGTGCAGACCGTCGACAACCTCAAGATCGACAAGATCACGGTGGTCGACAGCGGCGGCACCGGCGGCGGCGTACCCGCGGTGTTCAACCAGATCGCCGGCGCGACGCCCGCCCTGCTGGAAAGCATCAAAGCATCGACGGGGATCGACGTGGCCGGCATGCTGAACCGGGCGTCCGAGCGCCACGATTGA